CGACAAACCTGGAGACCCTCGCGACTGCACTGTACGTGAGGATCGATGACTCTCTGGCAGGAACGCGGCGGACAGGGCGTCCACCGAGGCTGACGGATGCCGAACTGTTGACGCTCGCGGTCATGCAGGCCGTACTCGGCTTCGTCTCCGAGGCCCGCTGGCTGCGGTTCGCCCGCACCCATCTGGCGGCCGAGTTCCCCTACCTGCCCGAACAGTCCGGCTACAACAAGCGCCTGCGGGCCGCGAACACCCTGCTCGGCCGCTTCATTCGCACCCTCGCCCGCGACACGGATCTGTGGCACGACGACGTATGGATCGTGGACTCCACACCCGTGGAATGCGCCCGCTCACGCCCCACCGTCAAACGCTCCGACCTGGCCGGCTGGGCCGCTTACTCCTACTGTCCCTCGCACTCACGGTTCTTCTGGGGCCTGCGCCTGCACCTGATCTGCACACCTGGCGGACTACCGATCGCCTGGGCTCTGGCCAACCCCAAGACGGACGAACGCGAAGTCCTCACAGGCATGCTCACCCAGGACGCCGACCTGCTGGCCACCCGCCC
The sequence above is a segment of the Streptomyces lydicus genome. Coding sequences within it:
- a CDS encoding IS982 family transposase gives rise to the protein MTTNLETLATALYVRIDDSLAGTRRTGRPPRLTDAELLTLAVMQAVLGFVSEARWLRFARTHLAAEFPYLPEQSGYNKRLRAANTLLGRFIRTLARDTDLWHDDVWIVDSTPVECARSRPTVKRSDLAGWAAYSYCPSHSRFFWGLRLHLICTPGGLPIAWALANPKTDEREVLTGMLTQDADLLATRPGQTVIGDKGYVSKHLDAFMAQHGLTLLRPSYRNKKPRPGEHLLKPIRQLIESVNDTLKGQLDLERHGARTPAGVLARVGQRILALTAAIWHNRATGTPITRSLIAYDH